In the genome of Raphanus sativus cultivar WK10039 chromosome 9, ASM80110v3, whole genome shotgun sequence, the window cattgcTTAAAAggggcatgaattattcacccaaataaaagttccatttgagttataaaattttgaaaaatgaatggtttccacattgaaccaatgggcaaaggaaatataagttccttaagattataaagaaagtaaaaatcgcccaaagcataaaaatggtcgaaactgtactcccaactgatctaaactatgctaaaagatcagtatgataaaggcaaaaggcctaggtaaccagataggttgaccacaaaattttatacactttatggcatgattggactagccatccaggtctttatatgcaaagattgatataaaaaaaggcacaaaagagttatctcatagaatctcacgttgtgtaacatgtacacaagggaaactcaataggctataatgttccaagcatctaaacagatttatagcatgttcatgagggggagaaatgacactcccgtggtccatgaacaacactaaaaatccgagtgacatggtctatgactatgatagaacttggccgaattctttgtgatacaaagatcactagctaatgtttgggaacacatggatttacatgtaataaaaatatgcatcaggccatattaagtgagcatagatattcccatctaagaatgataaagggtcatgatccagacatagaccatcctaagagattatgtatagaccaccacaataatatgtgccgtctaggatgaaacctcataagaagatgagataagattgggaatatatgttggatatgagaatgttttctcccacgattttataagaaactttgagccaaatatgggtgatcagattaaggccaggtttacggattgcatgattaaatccgactatccaacatcagggggagaaagaaataagctggtacaagtataaagaaatggaatggtattaaccatccttgtcttggcaagatcctcggaccagagaatatgatttaagacgtccaaaaaaagatcatacaaagctagctaaaagaatgccagacagattagacccgaaaagaaaagaaaaagaatgactaagtcataccagcttaagcaccacgaaattaatgtcctagaagagacataatcaagttgctatagagtctaaagatagaccaatatgttccataagataaggaacctcggaaatgaaaagaaaggtgcatatAAATGACATATCCAaggtcataagggaaaccagactagacattgagataaggctgcgcagctaacatctaaggtaccagaccatgtagtttgggacgccaaactgcaaggtaaatgaaggttcttagtaagaatgaaatctctaatcgattagttcatggaacacaatggaacactataaaagaagtgtcgacacataaaagataaagatgcataagaaaatagcacttgagtttaaaagatataagcgaggatcagaacccacgagaatacaagaatgcattcatagactaaaggaaaccgtgggggttcaaagaaagattcaaagaatctataaaagagatgtgtatattggccatatatagaaacaccatctgataagataaaaccagtgaaaaataggtcatgtgtgggaaaggaaaagaaaccgtgagacatggactaaggtgttcatattactatttaaagcattcaaggaatggcttgattacacaaggatactcacagagaccaagtaacagattataaggagatgtactcctatgtggtggatgctactataaattcgaaaatgataaaggtctggatataagaaaagagaaatgtagtaagcagcatgattgatcactggataaagaaatgataaaagtatcaaaaagatgagaaaagaaattctcatagaatagttttgttcctaagctattcatgcactgaaacaaggcagctgcaaatgatagactaagaaaatacttagtacaatcagtccatagatccttatagaggatattataattccttgtgtttatgtttataccaaaccaacctaaagagaggttcaatggttcaatgatttcaaagatacaagttatcaattgattttggacagaatatgatgggactagaaaccttagccatatatgagtatattggcgtgtgatgacaaggtctatgacttaacatgtatgttttcgaaaacataacattgtctacgacaaaatgaaagaagtcatgagacatcatccagagatagtgaccagaacaatgtctgagtcaataataaaatgaaagtgtCCACGGTATGGCAAAGCCATGAGACTAGAGGAACCATGGGACATGAGAGGACCTGCAAAAAAGATTTAATCGCAGGATAAAGGTACATCCAAGTACTGGTCGAGTACTATCCGAGTACTGATTGAGCATCATCCATCCGACCAGAACATGGAGACATTGTCAAGTGGTCAGCATCAAAGGAGCACGTCTTGATCATGTCCAAATGAAGTTCCAGAAGGCCggcaaaattacaaaatattacaagaagctcatcgaccagataagaatgcatcgtccaaagatctacagtgatgcattcatcagggggagttcatgtgttgtactctttttcctgtccatgttcccattttgccacattggttttgggtttttccaggagaggttttaatgaggcaacattaatcATGCAACGAACCAGTACCGGATGTGTCGATTAAGGaggagtgttatgtaccagattgtgatcgacataaccggaccgaccaggaccgtacgGATCACAgaagataatgcttatcgactgttgtacttatccaaTTAagataaacacgacctgatgtatatatatatatatgtaagacccctGGTCAAGATTAATAACAAGAAACACGTTTCCCCAATTAGTTTAACAACATTATCTAAATTATACTCCGtattaaagttatataattaaatatttttagtataatttagGTTATTTCAATTATTTAGGTTATTTAAACTAATCATGACTAATTGTTATGGCCTACTCATAAATAAAACAAGTCCAAAGTTCAAGTCTAACCCGCATGATTaccaaaatatcaaatatataaaactacgGCCTTATGATGATCATAACATCTATTCGTCTTAAAATTAAGAAATCTTAAATTGTAATATGAAGATATTCATGTCCTTGTTTCATTCATCAACTTACGTCATTCATTTTGAAAAAGACAGTactataatttttgaaaattaggtGCGAATGTGCCAGATGAGACGGGAATCCCATTCAAAATCGTATTTGATACTAATTTCAGAACTTAACTGGCCATGTATTATTTACCGTAGTTAAAAAGAAAGTATTTCTAAGTTCTACATAAAAGTAGATTGTTACCTAACCACAAATCATATGTTATTTCTAAGTTCTACAAAGCCACATGTTCATTCCAGTTTTTCAACAACACCAAATGTCGCAAGTCTAGCctaaaatgaatcaaattttagAATCTGGACATCTTAAGAATATTGAAAGTTCAAGGAATGTGAGAATGTTAATTTGAGAGCAGATAAATTTGAGTCTAATTTTGAGAAATAACAACGGTTTAGTAACCTATGAGTCCATTAAGAACCGCCACCAATTTACCTGGGATCGAACCctcttttaaaatttgaaatgcttTTAGTACAAAACATAAATTTCTAATGGACAAATGGTCACTTAAATGATTAAACTTGCATGAGAACTGAAGTGATCATAATGTCGGGTCCGATGACAGTTGGGAGCTTATAAGAAAAACGCATAAAATAGTAAACCAATGGAAAAGGGAGTGACATGCGTGGACCGACACAACACAAACAGCCATGAATGAAATTTGAGCACATTCACTACTGGCCATAGTCGTCGCATGTGCTTCTTCATCAATTCCTCGTCCGCCTTCCTTTTTGCTTTTCCATATATTAAATTCacaaagaaataataaaaggtCCTCACTTTCACACAACTGAATTGCACAACAATCAAGATTTGTTGATCATTTCACTTCCATAAATGGAGAGgttatgtgtgtgtttgtgaAAGTGTTTGCAAGTATACATGTGTTATAGGTCGGTTCGTTTCACCGTGTTAGGATATTAGCGACAGGCGACTATACTTACTAATGATAAAGCTCTGCATGTGCACATCGTTTTCAAATACTCGTTAATCTTTGTTGAATCTTGATGTTTATACCAAAGGTAAAAAACGAGCATGGTTGGTGTTGTATATTATTCCCAATAACAAGAAACAAACCCCCGAACTTATACAAACTGGCCATGCAATTTAAGGGATTATAGacgatattttgaaaattttaactaaaatttctTTTGGAGCTTTTGTTTGTGtaatctttttttcaaaaattttaggGATTTAAGAccaactagatcttgacccgcccgaccgggcgggtatttattttatgtttttaatttttcttttaatattaaatgatgtatttgtaatatttaaatataaatttagattggaaatttatctttgcagttataataaaaattaaaattaaaaatttaataaaatattctgatataaatttaaaattttctaattaaaataatatagagttgggtcataatttttttcaattcaaaaatcttagcatccctcaaaaacaaagaaaataaaattataaatacataaaacatataaccATATTTGGGACTATACTTTctactaaaataaatttgttaaagaaaataatgttgcgctgtttttgtttatttctagagcttgactcgtgaccgtataaatattttatttcactttaatttttttctatgtaCTAATGGtacactatatatatttgtaaattaaaatgtattacataatttttaatataacattttaaaacataacgattttatttattagttttaaataattatattttgtgatttaatcgtctattagatcatagtgtatcatataaacaaatcttatatttataactaattggacttatataggaagtattatgctaataatatataaaaattatattttatttttatgttatataaattgattatatgttatatattaggaaatatattttggttaagattttgtTAAGGAAATctgttatttaaattaggaaaaaatattaaatgctttaatctattatttaaattaggaaaagacaatcatacttaaatatatcttCATTTAATACCTCAGTGGCATGACAAtgtaaatataatgaaaaactaagagttaatctaattttgtacttatgttttaatagaatagatagaatagatttatttattaggTTTGGTTCAGGGTAGCGCTAGATATTAATTTCAGTATTTGTCCGTCTAGTATGTTATTAAATTTCTAAGTAGTAAAAGTCCAtggtaaattaaaatattaattaactttCTAAGTTTTTGCATCAATTCCAAATCATCAATTTCAAACAATCCCATGATAATCGACGAATACCTTTTGTTGGTCTttctaattttgaaaaaaaaaacagatccatctgaaaacaatattttttggtACTATATTCGTTTGGTTCTTTTCTTATGTTTCTTCCGACACATCTGACTCCTTCACTACCTCAACGTATCTATCTCTCTGTAATAACTTGTCTcggttaaaacttaaaaagtctGATATAATTCGTTTAGATCGTACAATATCAGAAATAAAACGTTACtgtaaacaaaaagagaaaacaataatataatcATACAAACTTATGCTTAATCCCAAAGATTTATCCTCCTACAAGCATGAAGGATTTCAGACCCATAGCGTTATGTAATGTTTCTTACAAGATAATATCGAAAGTGCTGGTAAATCGTCTGAAGAAACATCTACCGAACATCATCTCAGAGAATCAGAATGCTTTTATTCCAGGCAGACTTATCTCTGACAATATAGTGATTGCACATGAGATTTTTCATAGTCTCAAAGCTCGAAAAAGGCAAGCTACTTCATATATTGCAGTCAAGACTGACATTACCAAAGCATATGACCGATTAGAATGGGGATTTTTAAGAGAAACAATGCAACAAATGGGGTTTGATAGTCAATGGATCTCATGGATTATGGCTTGTATCTCAACAGTTAGTTATTCGGTTCTCATCAATGGAACACCAGAAGGATATTTTGCACCTGAAAGAGGACTCAGACAAGGTGATCCTTTGTCACCTTACCTCTTTATTCTCTGTGCAGAAGTATTGTCACATATGATGTCAAGAGCTATGGAGGCAAGAACTCTGATGGGAATCAAGATAGCTCTTCGTGCTCCTGCTGTGAATCACTTATTATTTGCTGATGACTCTCTGTTCTTCGCATTAGCAAATCCTCAGGCTGCAAGGAAACTAAAACATATCTTTAGTAAGTATGAGGAAGCCTCAGGACAAGCCATTAATTACAGTAAATCTTCTATTACTTTTGGTAGCAAGGTATCATCTGCAACACAAACTCTCATGCGGAATCTGCTTGGTATCACCAATGTTGGAGGCATTGGCAAGTACTTGGGATTACCAGAGCAGTTTGGATCTAAAAAGAGTGAGATGTTTACTTATATCATTGATAAAGTAAAGAAAGTAACTCAAGGATGGAAGCAGAAGCATTTGTCTCATGGAGGAAAAGAGATTTTGTTGAAAGCTGTAGCATTGGCAATGCCAATATTCTCAATGAATGTTTTTAAACTGCCGAAAGCTATATGTGAAGAAATAAATGGGATCATAGCTCGCTTCTGGTGGGGATCAGGAGAAAATAAAGGACTTCATTGGTATTCTTGAGACAGAGTGTGCTTACCTAAGAAGGAAGGTGGTTTGGGATTCAAGGATTTAGAAGCTTTCAATCAAGCTTTACTTGCAAAGCAAGTCTGGAGAATCTTGCAACATCCTACTTGTTTGATGGCACGAATTCTACAGGCTCGTTACTTTCCAGATGGAGATATCTTAGGGGCATCAGTAAAGAAGAAAGCATCGTATGCATGGAAGTCTATCATGTATGGAAAGGAGTTGATAACTAAAGGAATGCGACATGTTATTGGGGATGGTACATTTACAAATATGTGGACAGATAAGTGGCTACCTACACATCCTCCGAGGGTGCCACAAGCAATCAGAGCAATCGATGAAGAAGAAAAGGTCAATGTGTACTTTAACAACGTACAGTCACAATGGGATTTGGATAAGCTACATCAAACAGTTCATCCTGATGACTATGAGatgattttaaaacttaaaatcagTCCAGTTGCGAAGCAAGATCTGATAGGCTGGCACTACACTGATGATGGTATTTACACAGCTAAATCTGGCTATTGGGTAGCTACTCATCTACCAGAGCACAACTTTGTGAATCCGACTTTTGGAAACCAACTTCTCAAGCAGAGAGTGTGGAAAACAAAGATGCCATCAAAGTTACAACATTTCTTGTGGAGAATGCTTTCTCGCAGTTTGGCTACTGGtaataatttgaaaagaagacaTATTACTCAAGATGCTACTTGTCAGAGATGTTGCCTCGAGGATGAAACAGAGAAACATCTATTCTTTGAATGTACTTATGCAAAGCAAGTTTGGAGAGCTTCTGGTATTGCAAATACAACTATAGACAATCCTCAGGCGTCTTTTGAAGATAAAATTGAAGCATGTTTGTTAGTCAGTTCATCGGCAAGATTACAACATTACAAAGATTTGCCAATATGGATCCTATGGAGGATTTGGAAGAGTCGAAATAGACTCATTTTTCAACAAAAACTTTCCCATTGGAAAACGTGTCTTGCGTATGCTAAGAGTGATGCAAAGGAATGGACAGATGTTGGTTTATTAGTTTCTCATGGAAGAAGATCAGCACAAGGAAGTGGTTctgatataaataaaaactggaAACGACCTCCAGGGGGTGTTATAAAATGTAATGTTGATGCGTCTTTTATAAATTCAGAAACTCCAAGTTCTTCTGGATGGGTTATAAGGGATGATAAAGGTATATACAGGGGAGCATCACAGGCAGTGGGTCACAAAGTTGTATGTGCGCTAGATGGAGAACTTCAAGCTATCTTAATGGCAATTCAACATCTCTGGTTGAAAGGCTATAGACGTATTATGGTGGAAAGTGATAGTAAAAAAGCTATTGATATCTTAACAGACAAGACACTGTATTTCTCGGGATATAATTGGATCAGAGACATCAAATGGTGGAGTAGAAGATTTGAAGATGTTAAGTTTTCTTGGGTCTCAAGGGATACAAACAAAGCTGCAGATAAACTTGCAAAAGTTAATCTACCTAGTAGtggttttatttttcataattatgtACCACAGACGATTACAAATCTTCTTCATGAAGATTATGTTAACTCTTCTATATGATTAATAAGAAtgaagttataaaaaaaaaaaaaaaacaaaagaggccGTCGGCCTGATAGTATATTCAATTAGGCCCAATTTGGAGCCCATTGTTTTCTAGTGTGCAGCGAATCCGAGAAAGGGAATCACGGAACAACGGAAGCACCAAACTCAACTCAGAAGAATCAAATCGGAGAGAGGTAAAAGTCAATTTCGGAAGAAAGAAAATgggagagaagaaggagatggtggCACCGGAATACGACGTGAACGCTAAGTGGGATGCGTGCATCGATCTCACGACGCGCCGTTTCGTCTACTCCTCCCTCGGCGGCGCCTTCGCCGGTCTTCTCTTCTTCAGTTCCGTGTTCTTCAATTCGATCCtcgtttcgtttttttttttaatttaatgatTACTTGTAGTTCAATTGATGATAGATACTTAGCGACTTTGGATCTTAGAAGCGAATTGAAGAAACACACGATTGTgaaattaggtttttttttttaaatgtttcttgATTACTGTAGGGAGTCCTGTTACAAGATGGGCGTCTATTGCCTTTGGTGCTGGAATCGGTATTGGCTCTGCATACACTGATTGCTCTCGTGCTTTTGATGCAGACACTTCTGTATCTCAGGTTAGTCTGGATTTGCTGAGAGATTGTCTGAGATTAGAAAGGTTTCTTAGTGTAGCTGAAGGGTATTACTATATATGGATGGTTTAACTAGTTATAGTAAACTTGTTTTGTGCCAAACTTTGTAATTTGGTATTACATCTCTTGATGCATGCATCCTTCCTTGCTAGGAATGTGTCTTAGTGTTAGTGGTTGAAAACCAAGTATCTGGCTTGTTTGTGTTGTATTTGTAGTGTTTGCTACTACCATATATAGAGTTTTACATGTATGTATATCAATTCATATAGTGATGATTGGTACTTGCAAGGTTGAAGGCAAGTTCCATCTTGCATTTGCAGCTTTGCTTATTTGTAATGTGCGATTAAGTAGAGTAATACAAGTAACAATTCTAATCCATACGTCTTGATTGTCCATGAAATTGTAATATGTAGTATCATTTTTGGGGGGTTTTTACCATGTGAAAAAAATGATCCATGGCAAAGTAGAGGAATATGAGGTTTATttaaatcttttcttttctttcttgtaaccctattgttgttgttgtaggcGGCAGAAGAGTAGAGAAGGATGATAAAGCAGTAAGTGAACCCATGCGAAGATCAGCAGGGTATTCAGAAAACACTCATATGATTTTGaattgtttccttttttttggtcaaatggACAAGTACTTTGAGGTTAATGCCCAAATGTAAAACCTTCTCTTCTGTCTTTCTTTCTTATGTTAATCGTTTTGAACAAATTAACCTCTAAAATGTTATATCAGCGCATTCTAGTTGCAATAAAAAAAGCCAACAAATCCTCAAACCTCACTTTggggaacttttttttttaatttagtcaATTCCGCAGATGTCAATGAGCAAACCGGGAATAACCGAAAGCATATTTTTCGTCGACAGCGAGTAGGCCCCACAAATAAAATAACAAGACCAAACCAATCCGTGTTCCGATGAACCGCCATAGTCACCGACTTTAAACCAGCAGGCCATCTTGTAATGAAttgagtaaaaatatttaattctttTGTAACGAATTTgagacaagaaaagaaaaacagagaacgGCGAAGGAGGAGATGAATGGGCCGCCGGAGAACGATCTTTGCTCGATATGTCATTCCCACTTTACTGCTCCTTGCCAAGCCAATTGCTCTCATTGGTTCTGCGgttacttctctctctctctctccccctctgGTCTTACCTTTCTTTTGCCATCTTGATTCGGTTTTGTTCCTCGATGAGATCGGATTTGACTTTTTCCATTCATTTCCCGAAATGGAAACCCACTTCGTTTACGTGCTCTCTCCGATCTTTTGCTGCTAATAATGACTTTCTTTTATGAGTGTGATTGGTGTTTCATTTAAACTCTCTCAAGTTCAGATTTCTGAATAAACGATGTTAGGCTCCCCTTTTTGTtctttgacttttttttgtGACATGTTCTTATTCGGACAGTGTTGTTGTTTAGTATGTTTCTGAAGATTTCATGATTATAGTTTCTTGTATAGGATGTCTTCCTAGCTTCAATGAGTTTCTTTTACTAGTAGAATGgaccttcttcttttcttcataCTAATGTCTTCAAGACCATTGTTACTCTATTAATCTTTGCAACTATAGCCTTTAGTTTGCGTCTTGTTCTCTCTCAGCGAGTTCCGTTCTAATATGCTTTGAACTGGTGTTGTACCTAATAGAAAGCTCCTAGTGTCATTCATCTTCGTTATTTAGGTCTTTTTGTGTTGACTCAGAGATCGGTTTGTGAGTTTAGTTTGTTTTGTATGTTCGCAGCTCTAGTATGAAGTTTGCTTGATTACCATTTGCTGACTTGTTCAGATTGCACAATCTCTTTAACTCCTTTTCTTTAATGTTCTAAATAGGAAATTGCATCATGCTTGTGTGGAGGCATGGATCTATATTACAGCCATGCAAATGCCCCTTGTGTCGTCGTCCCATAAGTTTGCTCGTCCCTACAGAGGACACTATCAGAGACCGTAATGATCCTACAGTTACCGAGGTTCTTGCTGATCTTGAAACCTACAACCGACGCTTTGGTGGACAATCAACTAGTTTAATTCAGGTAATGCGTGCAATCTTAACTATTAAGTCAAATTTCTCTTACTGGGCTTTTTCTTCTTGCCAGAGGATGCAAGACCTTCCGTTCTTACTTCGGAGATTGTTGCGGGAAATGATGGATCCACAAAGAACACTTCCACTTGTCATCAGAGCTCGAGTTTATATCGCAGTTAAGCTCCGACTTGAATTTTGATCTCTTTGTTATTACACAACAATTCAGTCATGTTCTGCATTAAGTTAACACATATTCTTTACATTGGATGCAGATGATTCTCAGTGCTGTTTACATAGTCAGTCCAATAGATATCATTCCAGAAggtaattcatttttttttctttatcttacTAATCATTATATCTTTATCTCATTGTCTTCTCACAAATCAATGTTCTCATAGGAGTTCTGGGGGTTGTCGGTTTGCTTGATGATCTACTCATAGCCTTGATTTGTTTCCTCCATGTTGCTGCTCTCTACCGCTCGGTTCTCTATTTCCGCCATGCCGGTTCTTGAACCAATGAATGTTTGTGACAATTCAAGAACTGAGAAATGTGCTTACCTTCCGTCTTTGTCTTTGATCACTTAACCTTGTGTAGACACGATCATTCTGTTTTGACTAT includes:
- the LOC130500392 gene encoding MICOS complex subunit MIC10-like — encoded protein: MGEKKEMVAPEYDVNAKWDACIDLTTRRFVYSSLGGAFAGLLFFRSPVTRWASIAFGAGIGIGSAYTDCSRAFDADTSVSQAAEE
- the LOC108824147 gene encoding uncharacterized protein LOC108824147, with the protein product MNGPPENDLCSICHSHFTAPCQANCSHWFCGNCIMLVWRHGSILQPCKCPLCRRPISLLVPTEDTIRDRNDPTVTEVLADLETYNRRFGGQSTSLIQRMQDLPFLLRRLLREMMDPQRTLPLVIRARVYIAMILSAVYIVSPIDIIPEGVLGVVGLLDDLLIALICFLHVAALYRSVLYFRHAGS